The genomic segment CTGGACAGTTTTCTTGAGCGGCTCTAAGCGCAATCGCTCCGCCCGCTTTTGCACCTTTCATAAGCGCGTCTGCTGCCGCCTCGTCCATTGCCTTTAAGTCTTTTGCCAGAGTCTTGGCACCTTCAACTCTAACCTTAACTTTCCTCTGTCTTGCACTGTAGCCCATAATCCACCAGTTCCTTACAGTTAATTACTGTCCATCTATGCGCTGTTTCCAAATCGCTGATACACTTTATCTCATATATCTTGTCTTTATACCGTATACGGTGCATGACATTAAGTGTTTTGTAATACCGTATCGTTATCTTTGTCGTAGTTTCTGCACTTATCTGCTCAGCTTTGAAAAACTCAGTACCGCTTATCGGCTCTATCTTAGCCCATACCTGTGCGATAGTAAGCCAGTTACTAGTAACACCGCCAAAGTCGTCACGCTCTTCAAACAATTCCAGAACATCAACCCGTCTGTTAAGTTCGCCAATCGTCATTTGTTAAAACGTCTCCTTACGGTAAGCAAACAGCATTCTGCGAACAAGCTCAAGGATATTAGTCATTCCAACGCTATCCTTACCTGTTTTTGCGACCTGTCTTTCCTCGTAAAGCGTTGCTATGACTATGAGCATGGCTTGACGCACTGTTTCAGGGATTGTTTCAAACTCGTCCAGTCTCTGTCTTAGCGTTTCTTCAACAAGCTCTCTAGCAGTAAGCGACAGCGAAACCAGCAGACGGTCATCCTCATCCCCATCAATACGAAGAAAAGTCTTTATTTCCTTAAGCTCAAGCATAGCTGCTTCTCCACCTATTCCGTGTATCTAGGTTCATATCTTACCGTAGTCACTGAGCCTATTACCGTTGATTCAGTTGCAGCAGTCAGTTTTAGGGCGACCCTATCAAAACCGCCTTTCGATAAGTCATCCGCTGTTATCCTATATACAGCCATACTCCCATTTCCGCCTATATTAAGCCCAACTCCTTCTGCCTCTATGTACTCTTCTGGCATACCGTTATTTCCGATTACACGGAATGGTAAAGCTTGACCAATATCGTCCTTTGTACTCTTACCATAGATCTGTGCGGT from the Clostridia bacterium genome contains:
- a CDS encoding phage head closure protein: MTIGELNRRVDVLELFEERDDFGGVTSNWLTIAQVWAKIEPISGTEFFKAEQISAETTTKITIRYYKTLNVMHRIRYKDKIYEIKCISDLETAHRWTVINCKELVDYGLQCKTEES
- a CDS encoding head-tail connector protein, giving the protein MLELKEIKTFLRIDGDEDDRLLVSLSLTARELVEETLRQRLDEFETIPETVRQAMLIVIATLYEERQVAKTGKDSVGMTNILELVRRMLFAYRKETF